The Pseudomonas alkylphenolica genomic sequence CGGATCATTGTCCTGCGACCCACGCCAGGCCATGTGCAGTTCAAAACTCTGCACCTCAACCGGTGGATCGTCGGCTCGCAAACCACCAGCCGCTGTCAGCACTTCGGCCGTATAGTCAGGCACAGTGGCGAGAATATCGGTACCCGTCAGCAAGCTACCCAGCCCATTGAACTGCGGCACCGCCAAAACCACATGTCGCTTTCGCCCAAGCTTTTCCAGAACTTCATCCATAAACCCACCCAGGTCGCCCGCAAAGGACACCAGCGCATGCGGCCGGGCGCAGAAGTCGTCGAGGCTCAGGCTGCCCGGCATGCTGTCGGCGCGCAGCACTTTGGGTTTGCTGCGGCGCAGCACTTTGCGCTTGGCGTTGGCGGGCAGGTCGCTGGTCCAGCTGACACCGACCGAGATCTCGCCGCTGGCCAGCAAGGCCGGCATCAACAGGTAGTTGACCCGCCGCACCACCAGGACCACGCCCGGTGCTTCGGCGCGTATGCGCTTGAGCAATTGCGGCAACAAGGCGAATTCGGCGTCGTCCGACAGGCCGATGCGAAACACGGTGGTGCTGGTGGCCGGGTCGAAGTCGGCGGCGCGGCTGACTGCGGTGGAGATCGAGTCCAGGGCCGGGGACAGCAGGGCGAAGATTTCCACGGCGCGCGCCGAGGGCTCCATGCTGCGCCCGGTACGCACGAACAACGGGTCGTCAAACAGGCTGCGCAGGCGCGACAACGCGGCGCTGATCGCCGGCTGGCCGAGAAACAGTTTTTCGGCGGCGCGGGTCACGCTGCGTTCGTGCATCAACGTCTCGAAGACGATCAGCAGGTTCAGGTCGACGCGACGCAAGTCGTTACGGTTCATCGGCTCGGTTTCACTGGACGTTTGGGGCAGGGGTGAATCTTAAGGGTAAAGGCTGCTACCCTGCACCGCATAATTTGCTGGCAGCGGTATTACCAGCAATCAATGACAGGCATGTTGACTATTAATGGCCACAGATGGTCTAACGGTAAAAGCCCGGATAGAGTTCAGGGTATTAGAGTTTCACTAGGCGAGGTTTGCGATGTCCCGCATGATCCGTTTCCACAAGTTTGGCCCGGCCGAGGTGCTCAAGATCGAAGAGCAGGCCGCGCCGCAGCCGGCTGCCGGCGAGGTGCAGATCCGCGTTGAAGCGATCGGCATCAGTTGGTACGACGTGCTCTGGCGCCAGAACCTGGCGCCGTCCCAGGCACGCTTGCCAGCCGGCATGGGTCATGAAATGGCGGGCGTGGTCAGCGCGGTAGGCGAGGGTGTCGACGACCTGCAAGTCGGTGACAAGGTGGCCAGCTTTCCGGCTGCCAGCGCCAACGACTATCCGGTGTACGGCGAGGTCATCGTGTTGCCGCGCAACGCCGTGACCCGCTACCCGGAACACCTCACCCCGGTCGAAGCCAGCGTGCATTACACGCCGTTGCTGATGGCCTACTTCGCCTATGTCGACCTGGCCCGGGCCAAGGCCGGGCAGACAGCCCTGGTCACCGATGCCAGCCACTGTGCGGGGCCGGCCTTCGTGCAGATGGGCAAGGCGTTGGGCCTGAAGGTTTTCGCCGCGACCAAGGAAGCCGAAGAGCGTGACTACCTGCTTTCGCTCGGCGCCGAGAAGGTTATCGTCACCGAGGAACAGGACCTGCTCATGCAGGTCAACAAGTACACCGGCAACCGTGGCGTCGATATGGTTCTCGATGGCCTGGGCGGTCCGCAGATGTCGTTGCTCGGCGATGTGCTGGCGCCGCGCGGCAGCCTGGTGCTGTATGGCCTGCAGGGTGGCAACCAGACACCGTTCCCGGCGTGCGCGGCGTTTCAGAAGAACATCCAGTTCTTCGTGCATTGCATTGGCAACTTCACCGGCAAACCGGAGCTGGGTATCAGCCAGGACCAGGTGGCGTTGCAACGAGCACTGCGTGACATCAACCAGTTCACCGCCGACAAGCTGCTGACCCCGCAAATTATCAAGACTTACCCCTTCGAACGTGTGGTCGAAGCGCATCGCTACATGGACGAATGCCCATGCGGTGGACGTCTGGTGCTGGAAATAGCCAGCGCCTGAAGTTGCAGGTAGAAACAAGCCCGGGCTGTGCTCGGGCTTTTTTGTGCCTTTTTCCTATGTGAGTTTCGGATATTTCAATCAAGTACATTGCCTGCGCAATGCAGATAAGTTCGCTATGTTCAAATTTGTCGGAAAATCTACCGTCGCTGGCTGAAAGCAAGCAGAAAGCTGTTTGAATCTGAACGGATTTTTTACCGGGTTCTGTATCTTTTATTCATCAGCCAACACCCGATAATAACCTGTCGTTTGTGCACTCAAGGAGTGAGTTGTGATGAAGCAAGGTCCGGTTGTTCAGGCTGTCGGTGGCTTTGGTGTGGGTGAGTTCGCCTGGTTGAATTGGCAGGTCAGCAAGTTTCTGTAGGAACTTGTGGGAAGTTTCCTAGGATATTAGACGGGTCTTTATTTCTGCTGATTGAATGATTTCGCAGGAGCGATTTCTTTCAGGCGGTCGTAACTGAAATTCAGGTGGGCGTTATGGGCAGTATTCACGATCAGGCCATGCAGTATATATATCAGCAAGTATTGCAACGATTGCTTGAGCATTTGTCGCAGGCGCAAAAGGCCTCGCTGCAGCTATTGATTCAGCGGCTGATTGTGGCCGCCGGCGGGGTCGAGCGTATCAAGGGATTGCGCTTGATGTTCGTGCTCGATGCCAGCTTGTCCAGCGCCCAGGCCCTTGCCTGTTTACGCGCGGCGCAGCTGAGTATTGCCGCACGATCCCCGGCGACGTTCCATCTGCGTATTGCCACTGCCTGGCAAGCCGGGATGAGCACAACCGCCCTGGCAAACATCGATAGCACGTTCTCCAGGTTGTTTATGCATGATGATCCGCGCGTCGATTTGCTGGTGCTCGATGCCGGCGAACTGTTGCCTTACGACAGCCGTCGAGTACCGTCCAGCGACCAGCAGCAGGCAGAGCGGCAGGAATGGTTGCTGTGCGGGCATCTGTCGAGTGACGGGCCGTTGCTGGCGAACTTTGCCAGCCATGGCTATCTGCATCTGGCTGAACTAGCCCTGCAGGCAATGCGCTGCAAGGGCGGTGTGGATGCCATTATCAGTACCGAGTCGCTCGCTGATCGCAAGCGCTACCTGGCCTGGAGCCGGCGCTCATTGCGTGATGCGGAGTTGCTCGGGGTACGTCCGATCCACAGCTGTGCCATCTCGTTGCTGGAAGGGATGAGTGAACTGCGCGCCCGCTATTGGAACCTGTTGCAGGGGCGCGAGCCTGCGCCTGCGGTGCTGCCTGGCCCTGATGCGGACTGTCGGCCGGCGTTGCGCTTTATCGCCATCGATGACCTGGTGTCTGATCGTGATTCCCACCAGGGTGAACGGCTGAGTCGCTTTCTGGGCCATCGTTTCGACGAGCAGGCCTTTCCCTGTGAACGCTCGGGGGGTGCCAATCCCTTGCTGTTGGCCCACCTGCAAGGGCTGCAGGCGGAATTCATCGATGACACGCACTATCGTGACGGTATCGAGCGCTACCTGCAGCAAACCCGTCAGGTAATGCAGCGCAACGCGCTAGCGCAATCTGTGCAGACCCGGGTGCTCAATCACTGGCAACCGGGGGTACTGGAACTGCGGCGTAGCGAGGCGAATGATTTCGCCCTGCAAGCGTATGGCCTGCGCGAAGCGCAACTGGTTTGCCAGTTGTTCAGTCCTTTTGTCGGGCAGGGCCTGAAGCTGGAAGCTTTTCTGCGCCGCTGCCACTCCGGCATGCTGGTTGCCGTCCCATATTTGCACAAGGCGTTGCGCAGGCAACCGGCGCCGGAACCGGTGGTGCAGTGGTTGGTGGATACCAGCGGCTTGCCGCTGGTCATGCTGCAACAGCTCTATGCCCGCGAGCCATTGGCCGAACGTCCCGCCGACTGCCTGTTGAACCGTTTGCGAGTGCGGGGTGCCGATCTGCGTCATCTGCAGGCTGACCGTGCGAACGGCATGCGGCACAGGGGTGATCAGGTTGGCAGCCCTTGATGAAGCGAGCGACCAAAACCAGCGTGTTTGCCTATCAGGCGGTGTATCGCTACCTGGTTGAACTGATTGCCCAGATGGCGCCGGGCAGCTACAACAAGCTGCCTTCGCTACGGGATCTGTCGCAGCGTTTGAATGTTTCGATCTCGACCATCCAGTACGCCTACTCGTTGCTTGAGCACGAAGGGCGCGTACAGTCGGTGCCCAAGTCCGGCTATTTTGCCAGGGGCGGTGCGCTGGCGGTGCAGGCACTGGCTGATGAGCACTTGTTGCAGGATCTGCAGCAGCATGCCGGCAGCCCGCAGCTGCTGGAGTTTAGTGGCGTGCAATCCCTGCCTTCACTGGAGTCGAACTTACTGGCGGTCGAGCGCCAGCTGTTGCGCCAGAGTCCACGGCCTGCCGGGCTTGTACATCCGTGTGGCGAGCTCGAGCTGCGCACCGCGCTGGCGGCGCGCTATACCCGTTCCGTGCAGCTGTACTGGAATGCCGAAGATGTTTATCTGGCGCTGGACCTTCGCTCGCTGTTCGAGACGATGCTGGCAGCCCTGGAGCTGCAAGGCTGCACGATTGTGGTGACTGCGCCGTGTTCCTGGCGTTTGCTGAGGATCTTGCGGGTCAGCGGGTTACGGGTCATCGAGTTGCCGTTGGGCAGTGACGGGGCGCTGGACCTTGAGCGTTTTGCCAGGGTGCTGCAGCGCGAGCCGGTGCGCATGGTCATGCTCGCCTCGCGCCTGAACAGCCCTCATGGCAGCCTGGTGCCGCTGGCACAGCATCAGGCGATTGCCCAGTTGCTGGCTGAGCACGGGGTGTGGCTGCTGGAAAACGACCTGGAGTCCGAGTACTGCTTTGCCGCACCGCCACAGCGCTGCCTGCGCGAAATGGTCGACCCGCAGCGATTGCTGGTGTTCTCGTCACTGGAGCGCACGGTGGGGGCCGAAGCGCCGTATGCCTACCTGTTGTCGCGCCATTGCCCGCGGCAACTGCAGCATCAATTTCTGGCCCGGGGCTTTCGCTTGCCGCCTTTGCGTCAACAGGCAGTGGCCCGGCTGTATGCCAAGGGGCGCATCGACCTCCATCTGGAGCAGGCACGCTTGCGCCTGCATGAGCGCGTCACCCACCTGTATCGGCAGATGCAGGTGCAACTGGGCGCTCATTTGCACTTTCAGATGCCGGCGGGAGGGGCAACGATCTGGGCGCAAGCGCGGACGCCGCTGGACATCCGCGCCCTGTTTCATCGCATGCTGGATCAGGGGCTGGTGATCGCGCCGGGTGAGCTGTTCAGCCTGCAGGGGGATTATTGTCAGCATATGCGTCTGGGCTGGCCACCAACGCCACACGATGATCTGCAGGGTGGGTTGAGTGTGTTGCGTGAGGTGTTGCAGCGGCTCTAGAAGGCCAGCAGGTAACGCAAGGTCAACTGGTCACCTTCGGCGCGATTGCGTGCCCCGGATTCGCTGTAGTAGTTGACGAACACGCTGTGCCCGCCGGTGCTGTAACGCACCCCGGGCCCGAAGCCGAACACCTGCTCTTTGGAGTCCTGCTGACGATGGCCGTCGATGCGGTCGGCACTGATCTGTTTGAGGTGGTAACCGGCCAGGCCCACACGCCAATGATCGTCCAGGGCGTAGGAGGCGGCAAAGTTGCTGTGCACGGCTTCACCGGGCTGGATGTCACTGGCTTGCAGGCGTTCGGCCGGGCTGTCGTTGCGGCTGTTCCAGGCGTAGTGCAGGCGACCGCTGAACTCCAGGCGCTCGCTGGCCAGCCAGGTGAAGGCGTAGTGCGGGCTGAAGGTCCAGACATTGCTGCCGGTATTGATCTGCGCGTTCTTGTCGTAATCACCGGTGGGCAGGGTGAAGACGAAGTTCAGGCGCTGCCAGAAGGGGCGGCCGAACAAGGTGACCGGGTCCCACTGCAGCAACAACGGGCTGACCACCAGGTCGCCCTGACGGGTACGGGTGCCTTGCGGGCCGCCGTCGATATCAAGGTCCAGGTGCACCAGTGGCAACAGCACTTCGGCACCGTAATAGGCGCCTGCGATGCGCTGCTCGCTGATGTAGGCGAAGTGCGGCAACACAGTGGCGCTGCGTACCCGCTGGCGCCCCGGTACCGAGTGGCCGCCGGCATCGACGCTCTGGTTGCTGCGGTTGTACTGGACTGGCAGCTCGAAGAGCATGCCGGGTTGGGTAATACCATCCAGAAAGCTGGTGTTGCCCAGGGGCAGGGGAGGCAGGCTGACGCTGTCGGCTTGGGCTTCCAGGCACATTAACGGCCAGAGCAGGCCAAGGGTGGGCAGGTGGGCTGCACGCATGCAAGAGTCTCTTGTCAGGTTTGATCAAAGCAGGTTGAAGGGGTAATCGAGGATCACCCGGTATTCGTCGGCGCTGGCGTTGCCGCGGGTATTGCCTGGGGCGGTGTAGCCGTCACCGGGACGATGACTGGCCCAGCGCAGGGTCAGGTTCAGGCCCTTGGCCGGGCCATCGGGCACGGCGTAGCGCAAGGCGATATCGCGCTCCCAGTGTTTGGCATGCTTGCCGTCGGGGTTGTAGATGTAGCCATAGCCGGGGCTTGCCGGATCGACACGGGTGAGGTCGGCTTCGCCGCGGGTGTAGCCGACACTCAACTGCAGGTTCGGCGCGCGCAGGGCTTGCAGGCTGGTCTGGTACTGCAGTTTCCAGGACTTTTCGCCGGGGCCGTTGAAGTCGGCGTACTGCATGGCGTTGTTCAGGTAGAGGAACGTCCGGTCGTTCTGGGCGAGAAAGTCGAACGGGGTGTCGCCATCGATCTTCTGCAACCCGAAGGTCAGCGACTGCGCACCCTGCGCCAGGGTCAGGCCGGCACTGTAGGCATCGTTGTCGATCGGCCCCAGCTGGCTGCGGCCCTGGTCACGCGTCTTGTAGTAGTGCAGGTAGGGCGTCAGACGCAGGGTGGGACTCAGCGCGAAGGTCTGGCTCACACCCAGGTAGTGCTGGTCCCACAGGTCTTCGAGGCGGCCGCTGTACCAAGTCAGGTTCAAAGCCTGGACGACGTTGTAGGTCGCGCCAAGCCAGGTCATGTGCGCGCTTTCGCGGTCAGGGGCGACCCCCGCCCGGTTGCCATTGCCGTAGGCGCTTTGCAGGTTGCTGTGGCCACTCTGGTTGCGCAGGCGGGTCGACTCGACCCAGCCGGCATCGAACATGAGCTGATCGATGCTGAAGTTTTTTACCGTCACCCCTCGATAGCTCTGCGGGAACAGGCGACTGCTGCCACTGGCGATCAGCGGGTTTTCCAGCAACTGGTCACCGACTTTGAGCAGGCTGTCGAAGGCACGAAATTTCAACGCCGCACCGGCAGCGGAAAACTCGTCTTGCGGTCGGCCCTGGCTGTCCAGCGGCATCAGGCCGGCACCGCCACTGCCGCCACCGCCGTCCAGCTTCAAGGCGCTGAAACCGTGCACATCCAGGCCGATGCCGACCAGGGTGTCGGTGTAGCCGGAGCGAAATGACAACAGCACGCCTTGCGCCCACTCGCGTTGATCGCGCCGTGCCGGGGTGTGGTGGTTGTCGCGGGCGAAGTAGTAATTGCGCAGCAGGCCGTTGAGGCTCGAGCCGCTGATCAATCCGGGGGCGATGGCTAGTTCCGCGTGCTGGCGCTGGGTCAGGTCGATGTTGATGTTGTCGCGTTGCCCGAGGGAGTTGTCGGCCTGGCTGGCCGTGGAGGCGCACACCAGACTCAGGGCCAGCAACGGTGATCGACTTGGGTTTACCCGGTTCATCAGTGCGGTGCCCCCAAATGCTGTCGTTGTTCTAGTGGTGGTACGTTATTCAGTCAAAATGTGTCGCCATCGACCACCTGAATCGAATAACTTGTGACTTTAGTGGGTTTATGGTGGTCGCGTAATCCACATGTTCGGACTTCTAAGTCCCATTTATGGAACGATCGAGAGTCCATGCATGATTGATCTGAATGAGTTGTTCGTGTACTTGAAGGTAGTCGAGCAGGGTGGCTTTGCCGCTGCCGCTCGCCAGTTGGGCATGCCCAAGTCGACCGTCAGCCGCAAGGTCGGCAGCCTGGAAGAGCGTTTGGGCTTTCGTTTGATCCAGCGTTCGACCCGCTATTTCCAAGTCACTGAAATCGGCCAGGACTACTATCGCCATTGCCAGGCGATGATGGCCGAGGTGGAGGCGGCGGAGAGTGTGGTGCAGCGCAACCGCGCCGAACCCTGCGGGACGATCCGCATCAGTTGCACCACGCTGCTGCTGAATTTCGCCCTGGCGCCGATGTTGGCCAGCTTCATGAGCCAGCACCCGCGGGTCGAACTCTATGTCAAATCCTTCAACCGCAAAGTCGATGTGATCAGTGAGGGCTTCGACCTCTCCCTGAGCCTGGCCTTTCTGCCGCTGGAGAACAGCGACCTGGTGATGAAGCCACTGGCTCGCTGCCCCCAGGTGCTGGTGGGTAGCCCGCAATTGCTGGCACGCCATGTGCTGCCGCAGTTTCCACTGCAGCTGGGCGAGTTGCCCAGTGTCGAATGGGAGCGCACCCGTGCCAGCAATACCTGGCAACTGAGCGATGGCGAGCAAGTGGTTGAAGTTCGCCATCGACCCCGGCTGATCAGCGACGACATCGCTACCTTCAAGCAGGCGCTGCTCGACGGCGTAGGGGTTGGCTGTGTGCCGCACTTTCTGGTGGCCAGCGAACTGCAGCAAGGGCAGCTGGTGCAGGTATTACCCGCATGGGCCCCGGCCGAGGGCGTAGTGGTGGCGATGTTTGCGTCACGGCGCGGGCTGCTGCCTTCGGTGCGGGCACTGATCGACTACCTTGACGAGGCTTTCCGGCAGGCCTGGGGGCAGCGCTGAACCGGCAGGTTGGCAAATCCCTTGAAGTGGCAATTTACATTCAGTGCGTATGATAATAAGGTTTAATCATACGATGTGTATGTATATTGTCACGTGAGCGCTGGCGAACGGAGTTTTTCGATAGGGAGAGTCGAGCATGTTCAATCTATACCGCGCGTTATTCCAGGCTCAGGGCACCAAGGGTTTTGCCTTGGCCGGCCTGCTGGCCCGCATCCCGTTGCCGATGACCGCAATCGGCATCATCACCATGCTGTCGCAACTGCGTGGCAGCTATGGCCTGGCCGGCGCTGTATCGGCCACTTTCGTGCTTACGTATGCCCTGATGTCACCCCAGGTCTCACGCCTGGTGGATCGTTACGGCCAACGCCGGGTGTTGCCGGCGGCTGCCGGTCTTAGCGTCGTGGGAATCTTGCTGCTGCTTGCCTGTACCTATTGGCAGGCAGCGGACTGGACGTTGTTTGTCGGCGCCGGGCTGGCCGGCTTCATGCCCAGCATGTCGGCGATGGTGCGTGCCCGCTGGACCGCCATCTACCGTGGCAAGGCACAACTGCAGACGGCCTATTCGCTGGAAACAGTGCTCGACGAAGTGACCTTCATCGCCGGCCCGCCGATTTCGGTGGGGTTGAGCGTGGCGGTGTTGCCGCAGGCGGGACCGCTGGCCGCCGCAGTGCTGTTGGCCATAGGCGTGTTTGCCCTGGTCGCTCAGGTGAGCACCGAGCCGCCAGTGGAAGGCGCTGCCGGGGCTGGACAACACGAAGTGTCAGTCTTCCGTCTTGCGGGCGTGCGTTTGCTGACGTTGCTGATGATCGTCATGGGCGTGATCGTCGGCACAGTGGACATCGTCAGCGTAGCCTTCGCCGAACAGGTGGGCTCTGCGGCTGCAGCGAGCGTGGTTTTATCGTGCTACGCCATTGGCTCATGCGTTGCCGGGCTGGTTTTCGGTGCGCTGAAGCTAAAGACACCGCTGCACAAGTTGCTCCTGCTGGGTAGTGTTGCGACGGCAGCGACCACTTTGCCACTGTTGTTCGCAGAGAACATTTTTGGCCTGTCGGTTGCGGTGCTGGTGGCAGGGCTGTTCTTCGCGCCCACCATGATTGTGGCGATGTCTCTGGTAGAGCGCATCGTACCGCACAGCAAGCTGACCGAAGGAATGACCTGGTTGCTGGCCGGGCTGAATATTGGTGTCGCTACCGGAGCTGCGGCATCGGGCCAGGTTGTCGATCTGCTGGGCGCCAAGGCCGGATTCAACGTAGCACTTTGTGCCGGCGTTGCGGTGTTGCTGGTAGCGCTTTGGGGGTATCAGCGCATGCGTGATCGGGTCGAACAGGTTCCTTGTTCCGTTTAATTGAGCGGCCTTCATGGTGCGTTGGCCGTAAGCGGTGGGCTTCTGAATCGCGGGGCTTGTCATCCCATCACTCGGTCATGACAATAGATACGCACTGTATGAATAAATACGCCTATGCCTACCTCTGGCTGCTTAGAACAGGAATAACCGGATGGCTCGCCGTACCCGCGCCGAAATGGAAGAAACCCGTGCCACGTTGTTGGCGACCGCACGCAAGCTTTTTACCGAGCGCGGGTATGCGGACACTTCGATGGATGACCTTACCGCGCTGGTGGGGTTGACCCGTGGTGCGCTCTATCATCACTTTGGTGACAAACAGGGGTTGTTGTCGGCAGTAGTGGCGCAACTGGACGCCGAGATGGATCAGCGTCTGCAGGCCATCACTGACACTGCCGAGGATGCATGGGAAGGCTTTCGCGATCGCTGTCGTGCCTATCTGGAGATGGCGCTGGAGCCTCAAATTCAGCGCATTGTCTTGCGCGATGCCAGGGCAGTGCTGGGGGGCGGCTCGCTGGATGGGCAACGTCACTGTGTGGAGTCGATGCAACTGCTGATCGACGACTTGATACAGCAAGGCATCGTTGCCAATGTCAATTCACAGGCCCTGGCATCCTTGATTTATGGCAGCCTTGCTGAAGTTGCGTTCTGGATTGCAAATGCAGAGGACGGCAATGCGCGGCTGGCACAAGGTGTTGCTGCGCTGGATTTGCTACTGCGTGGGATTCTGGTTAAACGGCAGGGTGAGGAGGAATGAGCGAAGGCGTCTTTGCTGGCTCGGGTTTTTGATAAAGCGTATTTATCGGCTGCTGACCGGCGGTCCGTATGCAGGTTGCCAATGCTACAGGTCTGTATGTATAAACAGTGCCATCAATGCCTGCCAGTAGCCTTGCCGTGATTGCCCACTCTGTCGACGACCCGTTCTATTACCTGCACAACTTCGAGCAAGTGCTGCAGTGGATTGCGCTGCGCTATGCCGATCTGCTGGATGACAGCGAGCGCGCCTTCATTGCCCAGTTCCCTGAGCAACCGCACGCTGCCCGGGCGTTGCTGGTGCGCATGGTGATGCGCAAAGGCGAGCTGTTTCGCCCCAGCAAGCTGGTCTATGAAGAAATCGGGCCGCCGCTGTCAGCCTTGCAGCCTTTGCTGGCGCGGGGCTGGGTCACCGACGCTAGCCACTTGAGTCTCGAACAGCTGTTTCAGGTGCTGCGCAAGGAAGAAATCGCCAGTGGTTTTGCGCCGCAACTGACGCGTCCGAGGGCGGCCAAGGCCGAGCTTTTCGCCCAGTTGCAAGCGCTCGAACTGCCGCCTCGGCCCTTGCAAGACTGGTTGCCAGGCTTCGCCGAACCGATCATTACCTTGCAGCTGCAAGCACTGTGTGATCGCTTTCGCCTGCTGTTCTTCGGCAACCTGTATCAGGACTGGTCGGAATTCGTCCTGGCAGACCTCGGCCTGCTGCGCTACGAGCAGGTGGCGTTCAGTGAAGAATCGCGGGCGCTGCGTCAACGTAGCGATGTTGACCTGGCCCTGGCGCTGCACCATTGCACCGAGTTGCTCGAGCTGGGCGCGCCGCTGTCGCAGGTGCTGGAGCAGGTCGAGTCACTGGACAGCGATAATCCCTGGCTGCTACGCCGTCGCTCGCGCCTGCTGTACCAGCTTGGTCAGCATAGCGAACGCCTGGGTGACTGGGACCTGGCGCTGCGGATCTACCCGCGCAGCCAGCACCCGCAAGCACGGATTCGGCGGATTCGGGTGCTCGAACGCAGTGAGCAGTGGGACCAGGCCCATGCCCTGGCTACGGAAGTTGCCGCACAACCCGCCAGTCCCATCGAAGTCCAGGCGCTGACGCGGATCCTGCCACGCCTGCAGCGCAAGCTGGGTGGGCCGCCGCAACGACGACGACGGGTGAAAACACAGACTGGCCTGATCGAACTGCAATTGCCGCTGGAGCAGGCGGCGCTGGGGGTGGAGCAGGCGGCGCAGCTGCACCTGCAAGAGCAGGGCAGTCAGGTGCATTACGTGGAGAACACCCTGTTCAACAGTCTGTTTGGCCTGTTGTGTTGGGAAGCCATTTTCGCGCCGTTGCCGGGCGCGTTCTTTCACCCGTTCCAGAGCGCCCCGCAAGACCTGCACGATCCAGAGTTTCAGGCGCGGCGCAGTGCCTTGTTCGCCGACTGTCTGGCGCAACTGGAGGATGGTCGCTACCGACAGACCATCCGCCGGCACTTCGTCAGCAAACAGGGCCTGCAGTCGCCCTTTGTCTATTGGCAGGTGCTCGACGAAACGCTGCTCGAACAGGCTCTGGCCTGCCTGCCAGCGCTGCACCTCAAACACTGCTTCGAGCGTTTGCTCGAAGACATCCAGAGCAACCGCGCCGGCATGCCCGACCTGATCCAGTTCTGGCCCGAACAGCAGCATTACCGAATGATCGAGGTCAAGGGGCCGGGTGACCGCCTGCAGGATAACCAGCTGCGCTGGATCGATTTCTGTAGCGAGCACGGCCTGCCGGTCGAGGTGTGCCATGTGCGCTGGATAACGCCGACACCATGAGTTATCGCGTGGCAGTGCGGGCATTGTGCGAGTTCAGCGCCAAGGTTGGCGATCTGGACTTGCGCTTCACTCCGTCGCCCACCGCCCAGGAGGGCATCAGCGGCCATCAGCGGGTGGTGGCCAGGCGTGGGCCGGAATTCGAGGCCGAGATCAGCCTGGAGGGGCAGTTTGGGAACTTGCAGGTGCGCGGCCGGGCCGATGGCTATGACCCGCAACTCAATCGCCTGGAGGAGATCAAGACCTACCGCGGCGACCTGGCGCGTCAGCCGGACAATCATCGGCAGTTGCACTGGGCCCAGGCCAGAGTCTATGGCTGGTTGCTCTGCCAGCAACGTCAGCTCAGCGAAATCACTCTGGCCCTGGTGTACCTGGATGTCGACAGCGATAGCCAGACCCTGATCGAACAGCGCTGCAGTGCGCTGGAGCTTGAGCAGTACTTCAACAGCCAGTGCGCGATCTTCCTGCACTGGGCCGAACAGCAAGTACAGCGGGTGGCCTTGCGCGACGGTGGACTGCAGGCACTGGCCTTTCCCTATGGTCAGATGCGCCGTGGTCAGCGCGATCTTGCCGAGACTGTGTACAAGGCGGTGAGTACCGGGCGCTGCCTGATGACCCAGGCCACCACCGGTATTGGCAAGACCCTCGGCACCCTGTTCCCGTTGCTCAAGGCCATGGTCCCGCAGCAGCTGGACAAAATCTTCTTTCTCACCGCCAAGACACCCGGCCGTGCCCTGGCCCTGGAAGCCCTGCATCAGCTCCACGACAGTGCTCCCAAGCTTGCCC encodes the following:
- a CDS encoding LysR family transcriptional regulator; the encoded protein is MNRNDLRRVDLNLLIVFETLMHERSVTRAAEKLFLGQPAISAALSRLRSLFDDPLFVRTGRSMEPSARAVEIFALLSPALDSISTAVSRAADFDPATSTTVFRIGLSDDAEFALLPQLLKRIRAEAPGVVLVVRRVNYLLMPALLASGEISVGVSWTSDLPANAKRKVLRRSKPKVLRADSMPGSLSLDDFCARPHALVSFAGDLGGFMDEVLEKLGRKRHVVLAVPQFNGLGSLLTGTDILATVPDYTAEVLTAAGGLRADDPPVEVQSFELHMAWRGSQDNDPGERWLRSRIQMFFGDPDSL
- a CDS encoding zinc-dependent alcohol dehydrogenase family protein yields the protein MSRMIRFHKFGPAEVLKIEEQAAPQPAAGEVQIRVEAIGISWYDVLWRQNLAPSQARLPAGMGHEMAGVVSAVGEGVDDLQVGDKVASFPAASANDYPVYGEVIVLPRNAVTRYPEHLTPVEASVHYTPLLMAYFAYVDLARAKAGQTALVTDASHCAGPAFVQMGKALGLKVFAATKEAEERDYLLSLGAEKVIVTEEQDLLMQVNKYTGNRGVDMVLDGLGGPQMSLLGDVLAPRGSLVLYGLQGGNQTPFPACAAFQKNIQFFVHCIGNFTGKPELGISQDQVALQRALRDINQFTADKLLTPQIIKTYPFERVVEAHRYMDECPCGGRLVLEIASA
- a CDS encoding aminotransferase-like domain-containing protein; the encoded protein is MKRATKTSVFAYQAVYRYLVELIAQMAPGSYNKLPSLRDLSQRLNVSISTIQYAYSLLEHEGRVQSVPKSGYFARGGALAVQALADEHLLQDLQQHAGSPQLLEFSGVQSLPSLESNLLAVERQLLRQSPRPAGLVHPCGELELRTALAARYTRSVQLYWNAEDVYLALDLRSLFETMLAALELQGCTIVVTAPCSWRLLRILRVSGLRVIELPLGSDGALDLERFARVLQREPVRMVMLASRLNSPHGSLVPLAQHQAIAQLLAEHGVWLLENDLESEYCFAAPPQRCLREMVDPQRLLVFSSLERTVGAEAPYAYLLSRHCPRQLQHQFLARGFRLPPLRQQAVARLYAKGRIDLHLEQARLRLHERVTHLYRQMQVQLGAHLHFQMPAGGATIWAQARTPLDIRALFHRMLDQGLVIAPGELFSLQGDYCQHMRLGWPPTPHDDLQGGLSVLREVLQRL
- a CDS encoding SphA family protein, with the protein product MRAAHLPTLGLLWPLMCLEAQADSVSLPPLPLGNTSFLDGITQPGMLFELPVQYNRSNQSVDAGGHSVPGRQRVRSATVLPHFAYISEQRIAGAYYGAEVLLPLVHLDLDIDGGPQGTRTRQGDLVVSPLLLQWDPVTLFGRPFWQRLNFVFTLPTGDYDKNAQINTGSNVWTFSPHYAFTWLASERLEFSGRLHYAWNSRNDSPAERLQASDIQPGEAVHSNFAASYALDDHWRVGLAGYHLKQISADRIDGHRQQDSKEQVFGFGPGVRYSTGGHSVFVNYYSESGARNRAEGDQLTLRYLLAF
- a CDS encoding OprD family porin, with the translated sequence MNRVNPSRSPLLALSLVCASTASQADNSLGQRDNINIDLTQRQHAELAIAPGLISGSSLNGLLRNYYFARDNHHTPARRDQREWAQGVLLSFRSGYTDTLVGIGLDVHGFSALKLDGGGGSGGAGLMPLDSQGRPQDEFSAAGAALKFRAFDSLLKVGDQLLENPLIASGSSRLFPQSYRGVTVKNFSIDQLMFDAGWVESTRLRNQSGHSNLQSAYGNGNRAGVAPDRESAHMTWLGATYNVVQALNLTWYSGRLEDLWDQHYLGVSQTFALSPTLRLTPYLHYYKTRDQGRSQLGPIDNDAYSAGLTLAQGAQSLTFGLQKIDGDTPFDFLAQNDRTFLYLNNAMQYADFNGPGEKSWKLQYQTSLQALRAPNLQLSVGYTRGEADLTRVDPASPGYGYIYNPDGKHAKHWERDIALRYAVPDGPAKGLNLTLRWASHRPGDGYTAPGNTRGNASADEYRVILDYPFNLL
- a CDS encoding LysR substrate-binding domain-containing protein, which produces MIDLNELFVYLKVVEQGGFAAAARQLGMPKSTVSRKVGSLEERLGFRLIQRSTRYFQVTEIGQDYYRHCQAMMAEVEAAESVVQRNRAEPCGTIRISCTTLLLNFALAPMLASFMSQHPRVELYVKSFNRKVDVISEGFDLSLSLAFLPLENSDLVMKPLARCPQVLVGSPQLLARHVLPQFPLQLGELPSVEWERTRASNTWQLSDGEQVVEVRHRPRLISDDIATFKQALLDGVGVGCVPHFLVASELQQGQLVQVLPAWAPAEGVVVAMFASRRGLLPSVRALIDYLDEAFRQAWGQR